From Phoenix dactylifera cultivar Barhee BC4 unplaced genomic scaffold, palm_55x_up_171113_PBpolish2nd_filt_p 002003F, whole genome shotgun sequence, a single genomic window includes:
- the LOC120109300 gene encoding LOW QUALITY PROTEIN: kinesin-like protein KIN-14F (The sequence of the model RefSeq protein was modified relative to this genomic sequence to represent the inferred CDS: deleted 1 base in 1 codon), with the protein MVYKFMKSQYSEEFSNLGKHLQILAHAASGYHKVLEENRKLYNQVQDLKGNIRVYCRVRPFLPGQFSSMSAVSHIDDGNITVITPAKYCKEGHKSFTFNKVFGPTATQEEVFSDTQPLIRSVLDGYNVCIFAYGQTGSGKTYTMSGPKELTEEGLGVNYRALNDLFHISEQRKDTFCYEIAVQMIEIYNEQVRDLLANDGGNRRLEIRNSSQKGLNVPDANLIPVVSTSDVIELMNLGQKNRAVSSTAMNDRSSRSHSCLTIHVQAKDLTSGNVLRGCMHLVDLAGSERVDKSEVKGDRLKEAQHINKSLSALGDVISALAQKNTHIPYRNSKLTQLLQDSLGGQAKTLMFVHISPEMDAIGETLSTLKFAERVATVELGAAKKNKDNGEVKELREQIASLKAALARREGETHIRSTMSSPDIYRMKSGAISPSYPSFRQPMEDVGNIEVQSNSALMQKGANYDIRELLMETNPSPWPESCAGLQKTDDKETSSGEWVDKVIINKHEAVARDEDLLRDWEGDGTQLPAYFYQRYIPDVRVYRDQPRNRAESVATDDSDDLDLATSDSSEPDMSWQFNLPKPSAAINVVESRIKKPQTKTIKSPDVRTSLIPSPSRKVSNGAGRTTSRPGRNPVSGGIGGKRSVSGKVGSGKQSLH; encoded by the exons ATGGTATATAAGTTCATGAAATCACAGTACTCTGAAGAGTTTAGCAATCTTG GCAAGCATTTGCAGATCCTTGCTCATGCTGCTTCAGGTTATCATAAAGTTCTTGAGGAAAATAGAAAGTTATACAATCAAGTACAAGATCTTAAAG GAAATATTAGGGTCTACTGCCGTGTGAGACCTTTCCTTCCTGGACAATTTAGTAGCATGAGCGCAGTCAGTCATATTGATGATGGAAATATTACAGTCATCACCCCTGCAAAGTACTGCAAAGAAGGGCATAAATCTTTTACCTTCAACAAAGTCTTTGGCCCAactgcaactcaag AAGAGGTCTTTTCAGATACCCAACCTCTTATTCGTTCAGTTCTTGATGGTTACAATGTCTGTATTTTTGCATATGGCCAAACTGGATCAGGAAAAACTTATACAATG AGTGGACCTAAAGAACTTACTGAGGAAGGTCTTGGTGTAAATTATAGGGCATTAAATGACCTATTTCATATCTCAGAACAGAGAAAGGACACATTTTGTTATGAAATTGCTGTTCAGATGATTGAGATATATAACGAACAAGTGAGAGATCTCCTTGCAAATGATGGTGGTAACAGAAG ATTAGAAATTCGTAACAGCTCACAAAAAGGACTTAATGTACCTGATGCAAACTTGATCCCTGTTGTATCAACTTCGGATGTTATCGAATTGATGAACCTTGGTCAAAAGAATCGGGCAGTATCTTCAACAGCCATGAATGACCGTAGCAGTCGCTCTCATAG TTGCCTAACCATTCATGTTCAAGCAAAAGACTTGACATCTGGGAATGTCCTTCGAGGATGCATGCATCTAGTTGATTTGGCAGGGAGTGAAAGAGTAGACAAGTCTGAGGTCAAAGGAGACAGGCTGAAGGAGGCACAACATATAAACAAATCTCTT TCAGCTTTAGGAGACGTAATATCTGCCCTTGCACAAAAGAACACGCATATACCTTATAGGAATAGTAAACTCACACAATTACTCCAAGACTCTCTTG GTGGGCAAGCCAAAACGCTGATGTTTGTCCACATAAGCCCTGAGATGGATGCCATTGGTGAGACCTTAAGCACTCTCAAATTTGCCGAGCGGGTTGCCACTGTTGAGCTAGGTGCTGCCAAGAAGAACAAAGATAATGGAGAAGTCAAAGAGCTCAGAGAGCAG ATAGCTAGTCTTAAGGCAGCATTAGCTAGGAGAGAAGGAGAAACTCACATAAGAAGTACAATGTCCAGCCCTGATATATACAGGATGAAGTCTGGTGCAATCTCCCCATCATATCCGAGCTTCAGGCAGCCAATGGAGGATGTTGGAAACATAGAG GTCCAGAGTAATTCTGCACTGATGCAAAAGGGGGCAAACTATGATATCCGAGAGTTACTGATGGAAACCAATCCTTCTCCATGGCCGGAGAGCTGTGCTGGACTCCAGAAAACAGATGACAAAGAAACAAGTTCTGGAGAATGGGTTGACAAGGTCATAATTAACAAGCATGAAGCTGTCGCTAGAGATGAAGATTTGCTAAGAGATTGGGAAGGAGATGGCACACAACTCCCTGCTTATTTTTATCAAAGATATATTCCTGATGTAAGAGTTTACAGGGATCAGCCTAGAAACCGGGCCGAGTCTGTAGCGACCGATGATTCGGATGATCTGGATTTGGCAACCAGTGATTCTTCAGAACCAGATATGTCATGGCAGTTCAATCTTCCAAAACCTAGTGCTGCAATCAATGTGGTAGAATCAAGgattaagaagcctcaaacaaaGACAATAAAGAGCCCAGATGTCAG GACTTCCCTCATCCCATCTCCGTCGCGGAAAGTGTCCAATGGAGCTGGCCGAACAACCAGCCGGCCAGGGAGGAATCCCGTTTCCGGTGGCATCGGTGGAAAGCGGTCAGTTAGTGGAAAGGTAGGAAGCGGAAAGCAAAGTTTACATTAG